The DNA region TGAGGCCCAAATAAATgtttggaagaagagaagggtaTTTCGGTCTTTTAAAGTGACGAACCGACACAGTTCTCTATAAATAACGATGTACAACGCTTAATCCAAGGAATAAAAAAAACGCTACAGAAATCACTAGCGATTAAACGTTAACAGCTCGTCGAAACATAGATCGACGAGTCACGAACCCATCCATTTCAATTCTCTGTCTCGCGTCTAGTTAACGACCGTTGTAATCCGGATTTTATCTAAGTTAAACAAGAAAGAGTCGACCTCCTTTTTACCGAGCTATAAATATCTAATTGTGAACGATCTCAACATCAACACCTGATAGTGAAGACTGGGAGAGATTAAGTCTTTCTAGCCCCATGAGTTTATCAAACTCAGCTGGGAATTGCGAATTGTTGAAATTGTTGCCAGCAAGATTCAGATCACGGAGATCACGCAGTCTAAAAAGACTACTGCTCGATTTAAGTGGGCCATAGAGGAGGCCGTCGCTAAGGTCTAGTCCGATGACTTTCCCCGACGTAGCAGCACACATGATGCCATCCCAAGAACAACAATCACTTTTATTCACCCATGATTTATCCCAAGAACGATAGTCACTTTTATTCACCCATAGTTCATCCCCAGAATAAGAGGTACATATGGCTCGATCAAAAACTCACTCTTGAACTCAAGAAGAGCATCCCTTTGGTCAGAATGACACAAGTGTTgtgtagaagaaacaaacatgtttagaaaatttgaaatgagaaaaaGGAAACGGATGGAACGAAGAAGAACTCTCATTTTCTGATTAGTCAAGAAAGCTTTCATATTTGTGGAAATAAAAAAGTAACGTGAAGTAGTTAGTAAAATTAGTGTTTAAGGTCActacgtatatatataaatataaacaaacacatgaaagtcgattgatttgatgttttgtaatctttttgaagaaaaatcttCCCTGCTAAACAGTCTTTTGAATCCTTCCATATCCAATAGATTTAACTTTGAAATAGCATTAAGCAAGATTGCAACTACTAAACTCGTTATTGACGTCAAAAGACCAATCATGTTTAGATATTTCTCACTCCTTTTCTGATCTTTCAACGAATCTGCTCTGCATGTTCACTCATTTCGCAGACTTAAATCTAAATTGTGAAAATAAAGATGATGTCTTCTATTGTtgtgaacagaaaaaaaaagaaaaaaagaaaaaacgattaTAAGTTGGGTTATTAATTGTCTCACACTCAGGACCATGTAACATAGAGTGATGCAATACACTTGTAACATCCCAAGAACATCTCGTCCTAATCCTAAATCCACGACATGTTTTTCCCTCGTTGTAGCTTCACTTTCTATGGTCTAGATCTAGTAATCCAATCCGGAGTCAGGCCAGAGAGCTTCACCTGTATCTTTATGCTCGAAGTTCAGGTTGCTTTGGTGTTCTTCTTACTTCCCATGTTGTCACACCACTCGCATGAATTTGTATTGAAGACTTGCCGCAAGCTTGTTGAAACATTTTCGGATTGGTCTTTACAATCTTCTaaggaaaaaccaaaaaacacaaatggTCATGTCATCAGCTTTTAAAAGTCAACTAAATGAACTATTTCAGTTCAGATTGGTACAAGGTTACTTTAGCATATATTATAAACGGATCTTTATACTACACAAGTAGTATACACGAATACACCATTCATCATGAAAGCTAAGTGATGGGATCCCATTCCTTCGCAGGTGGTTTCAAGTGTGTGGGTAAGACTAAATTTTGTTGGCTCCTCTAATATGTTGTTTTAGTGTAGCTCTGTATCCGCtgaaataaaaagtttaaattttttaaaggaATCATGGAGTTTTTCATCAATAAGATTTATCTTACACgattcaaaagaaaatgacagTTAGTCACTTATATTGACAGtatgtttataaaaacaaataatcaataaaattcctttatattaaaattaattaatagaattaACCAATTAATGTACTTTGCAATATAAACAGCCACACAGTGTAAGGATTCTGGGTGAGCACTATGATGAGTACAATGCTCACAAAAAATTACAACCTGATCCCATATAAAAAGGGTTTTTAAGATGGTTGGCTACTCGCTCATTCTCAGGATGATCCAACACACTTATATTGACAGTATGTTTATAATCCTAAAGCCACTCGGAAAGACTGCCACGACGTGTTTTTTCCTCATTGTCGAAACACTTTCTCTGGTCTAACAATTCAAGTCGTCTAATAACCCAATCTGGTAAATCTGAGCCAAGCCAGAGAGCTTCACCTGTGTCTTTATGCTTAAAGTCAGGTTGCCTTGGgttcttcttacttcttctgTTGTCCCACCACTCGTATGGATTCGAAAAGAAGACTTGCCACAAGTAGATCTCATCGTTCTTGGATTCTTCTATACCATCTTCtaagaaaacatcaaaaacacaCAAGCTCATTTCAGCGGGAAAATTATCATCTTTTTACACAAAATGTAGAAGCTAATGAATAGAACTTATGATAAACCCAAAACCAGAAGATATACAACACGTTTCAATGTGGATTCCTATTCATTACCAATACAGGGGATGATgagtagaagagaagagataatAACCTGCTGCTGATATTGGTTTTTCGGATATCTGAGAATCTAAGACGTGACTTGGTGGAACCGCCGCATAATTCACCTCTGTCAAATTAACCTGCAATCattcacaattcacaaacaTTACACAAGGTGATTTTTAAGCAACAAAGAAGACATATTATTAACATTACAGTTACATATATGTAAACGGATCTCAACTACACAAGTAGTATATAAACAAGACATCAGGAGAAGCTGCTGAAACAGATACCTGGTAACCAAAATCTAAGCCGCAAGATTCATCACTGGAGCTCTTGCTGTAAGAAGCAAGGCGGCCTGAGACAAGTATGTGATCATTTGGCTTCAGATGCGCTATACACATCCGTGCCATTGCGTCCCACATACTAAGATATATCCTGTCATTGTATTGCAGCATCACATTAACAAAGTCTAATTCAAAAGGAAACTCTCATCAATCTTCAAATGAATCACAAGGCTTAGGCACAATACAGATCATAATCAAACATCATTAAGGCTAACTAATCCAAAGAATCCAGTTTCTAATCCCAAACTAAGGATAACCTAATCGTCGATTAAGCAACAATCTTAGAGATTACATAACCGAAACAATCAAAACGCGAATCGAACAAACCTGACCTAAAGCTCCGATTACGATAGAGCGGGTGTTTCAATCTAAGCGTAGTGAAAACACCGAACCTATCGGGTCCGGTGTCGATGACTCGTATGGGTCGATCAACGAAACCCATAAGGCTCACGGAGTTGAAAAGATTGAAGTTGAGCTTCGTCGATAATGGTTTCTTGAACAAACGCGCGTGATGATAAACCGCACTTTCTCCATCGGAGAAGAAACGAGATTTAGGGAAAGACAACGGAGAGATTTGAGAAGCAGTGCGTTGGATCAAGCTTCCGAGTTTGAAGAACGTGTTCATCTACTCGAGATTCGAATCTAGGGTTTATCTTGgcggacatttttttttttgtttttgtttctctaatcGCTGATTTTGATCTTTCGGAGACCGAGGAGGTCTCTTGTTTCCTGTTATTGGGCtttgattttcatattttaatttaggcCCATTATGGTTTTAGTCAATTAAATTTGGATATGTTAATAATATGCATTCTTCTTAGCTAGAAAATCATTGATTCGGAGTCTTCTTATAGAATTTTAGAAATTCCTCGTGGAATTTCACAATTATTATTACCGTAAGTCAAAGAGGTATGTGACACTATAAATATTACGAATTTCATGGCGGATCTTTCGAAGCGTTACACAAAACTGTCTTACCATATACTATAAAATTATAgtcaaatttatgttttttttatatagtcaaagatatttaaaatatatacggAATTTCTCGAAATATTTCAAATGTGATTAACTTATTTTGCACTAtctagtaaaatatttttttgaaatctataaTGAATTTCCCAATATGTTACATTATGGTCATACTATGCGATTCTCTTTCATAGTCAAACTTTTGCGATGTTTATCTAGTTAGATTTATTTCGAATTTTACAGTGAATCTCCCAAATCGTTACATAATCATCTTTTCTAGTCAAATATATTTCAGATTTTACAATGAATAGCACAAAGATTACATAGTTGTCTTTCCATAAGAATTCATTTGGAGGTCAAACTTCTTTAGTCAAAAACATTTAGTAGTTTGACTCTAGTTATTGATAAGATGTTGAGATTTATTATAAGAGTAGGGATAATTGTTGTGAGTTTTTTCTCAAATCAAACTAAAAGCCTCTCTCTACACACCTAAACCTTTCAGATGAAGATATGACCTCCAAGTTACATTTTTCAAACCATTGGCAGACTCATTATCTGAGTCTTGTGATGATAACTCCTTCATGtaaattaaaatgtttgttGTCAATAAATAGCCTTGAAGAATCCAAAGGATGTTGTAATGTTGAAGAAAGTTTAGTTACATGGTAAAgtgaaactaaaaaacaaaaaaaaaaagatcttaagTTCTCCCATTTCACTAAACCTTACAACCAAAACTGTCCTCATCATTTCAACTTCTCTTGGATTTTTCAAGTCTACAGTCACTAAACATCATTCGAAACCTTCTCACATATTCAACGGATCCGATCATCATGAATTCACACCCAATATATTCTTTTCGGATCCAAACATCCACATGCAATGAATTACGTCACTAAGGTATTAATGGCTCCCTGTCTAAGATGGATatggtatttttttgtttctttcttttttatatactctGAGCTAATTAAAACATGGGCCAATTTTCTGAATAACCATATTCaattacttaataaaaaaatatagcatatcattcaagaaaaatagaaaactagGATGAGGGGGAGGGAGAATTATCATTTTGCTGTTCTAATTGTTTGGTAGGTGATAGTGGGTGGCCAGAGTTAGGAGTGGAGGCCAGTGGCTGAAGGCCGGGGTGGTGGTTGTCGACAACCAGAGGTCGGAGGTGACCAACAGCCTAAGAAGGTGGTAGGTAGgggatggtggtggtggtaacgCTGGTGGTGTTTTGTACTAAGGATAAAATGATCATTTATACATAAAACATATAGAATATGATAGTTTGATGGTTAAGAGATGTAATGGTTAGATAGTGAATTAAACGTTTCTTTTGGTTATTACTGTCCAAATCCCTTGAAATATTTCCTACttccatgattttgtttttcgaGTTTtcagaaatattaaattttatttatttatttcactgATTTTATCTGTTGAGTTTGTGAGgaattcaataaataaaaaaagttattgatagtttaatttttgtaattttctcttttgttaaatGGTCTAGTTTATTATTGACTGTTGAAGGGTTCTTGTTTTCTAGTTCAACCCAACAAGAtgtaataaacttttttttttttgatttccaAAATGTAAAGgtgttaacaaaaacaaaagaaacaacgaAATATTGTGTTGGATTTTTGTtaagttcaaatatttttataaaaatatgcaaGAAGACCCatatttttctttgcttgtggAGTTCAAAAAATCATGGCTGACTCAATGTATATACATAGTTAATCTGtagttaaaaataatttaatttctattaaatttggcaaaatgtatatttaattacatattaaatCTCACAAAGATGTTACACAACCATGCTATACAAAACACAATGATGATGGAACACTAATTTTTCATTGCAACTTGAAATGACAATTTCACTGAAAAAGTTATCAAGTCTTAGagagaataattttttacacgttatctatatattaaatataaatttgtttgactgaatgatatttatttcattgtcaataacaatgttaaaaaataaaaatccatagataatattttttaaaaggtaaATTTATGCTAAATTCgacaaaactatcaaattctTTATTTAATCTTACAAAAACGTCACCACAAAAGTTTATTAGGAAGTAAACAATTATTGCATAGTTATCTAGTCAAAGATCTTCTAAACTTGACAATAAATCTTCTAAGATGTATAAAgaatctctaaatttttttctaGACATAtctactaaaaataataatttgcaGACtagtttaaatttaaatatattaaaaatagggTTACTAttagaatttttgtttctttgatggtGCTAGAATCACAACCTATATATCATTGAAATAAGATATTGTAACTAGCAATTCATGATGGATCCTCCATTTACAAAATGGAACCTTGGTGGACCTATAAGGATTTAAAGAAAGTCACTGATGCAACTTAGCGAAACATAGATCTTCATACAGTAGTTTAATAAAAGATGACCACATTTAAAAGAGTAGTCAGTAGAAACTTAAAGAAGAGAATATTGTCTATTCTGCCATGAACAGTGAACAACTTATTCATAAATGCCACTTTCGTTTTGGGCTTTTCCTGCCTGTCACACGCTCACTGATGAAAGACATCTTTATCCTCTTTCAGATATGtctgaaaattaaagaaataatttaaaataagaaaaacaacatatttttcaaaaaaacaaatctctctctctcctcattcTAACGCTCGACTTTTCTGTTTCTCCATCTTcattctctctcaatttttcatcttcttctatctcaATGTTTTTTAGTCACAGACTGaatctctatttcttttttggtaatacAAACTGAATCTCTTTCTGCAAAAATCCATTTGTTTCAGTCTGTAGCCTGCATATAATAGAGAAATTCTTCATCAAGACATAATTCTTCGACCGAGATCTCCATCTGATCCGTTTGCCTCTACCATGGCAGGTGAAATCGCTAGGTCTAGTTCCAGTGTTCTTATACCCGACCGCATGTAGACAAAACCGCAGGTCTGCAACtccggtggaccagatccagcCGGCCAGGTTTTTGTCCATCCCTATTATGTCTTTTGCTCTCTTTAGTGgactatatatgtttggtaATACGTTTTGTGTCCAttgctaacaaaaaaatttgtgcaCACTTGAGGTCTGCAAATCTGGTGTTCGGTGGATCAGATCATACCGACCAAGTTCTTGTCTACCACTATTAATCTTGTCCACACTGCAGGTTTCCAGATCGGGTGGACCAGATCCAACCGACCAGGTTTTTGTCTACCACTATAATGTCCTCCTATCTCTTCAGTGGACCATATCTTcatgtgttttgtttccatTGCTAACAAAAAAACTTGTACACACTGCAGGTCTGCAGATACGGTGGACCACATCTAGTAGCCAAGGTTTTTTGTCCATTACTTATGTTCTTTGTCTTTTGAATGGACCATAGCCAAAGTTTAGTATAAAGATTTGTATCCACTACTAACTGGAAAATAATGTCCACACTGCATATCTGCAATTCCGGAAGATCAGATACAACAACCAAGGTTTTTGTCCATCACATTGTTACAGAATGATGAACAACATGTTTACAAACAATTAATGTCaatcttgatttattttcaaaactttaatTGTAAATGTTAATAATCAATGATTTAATGAAAGAGTATTTTCGTCTTTTTTATATATGgcacaaaattgaaaataacagttttaaaaatgaaaattagaaaatggcaTTTTCTACAACTTTTGTTTGGAATTTGGCATTTCTAATCAAATTCCCGTTAAAGAACCCTGTTTACCTCTTTTGCCGAAGATAAGAGTAATTTGGTAAAACAGAGTTCTTGGTTGggtaaccaaaatattttaattctttttaacaacgcaacaaaaaaaattcagaactTACACCGAATAATATCCTAAAATATAGTCCTCGGCCAATTCTCCATATATAAAGCAGagagtgacaaaaaaaaaaaactgatttattaAAGCGTTTTGTAGTGAAACGCAATTTTAAGTTAATCATCCAAATGCGTTTTTGATACTGTTGTTACCAAAGTAAGTGAGgataaaaatccaaacaaaacaaaacatacatacaaccaaaataaaataaaagaaaaagacacaacggggagagagaaagagcgaaCAAATCCGTTCTTtttcccctttctctctctctctctctcacgcaCACGcactctctcatcttcttcttatgattttcaacttattacaaaaacaaagagagaaagaaaagaaaaaaaaaaacttccaagTTTCAGTCTCAGGTGGTTCACAGTTAATGCTACGCGGGAATGGTGAATCTATCCCAATTTCGTAAGTTACACATTCCCCCACAAACTCTTCTCTGttaatttctaaaacaaaagaacTGAATTTGCTTGCTGTGTCAAATCTTATATACCCTATTCGTCTCACATTGTCCAATTCATATGAAGATTTGGCTCTGAATTGTCGGTTTAGTTTTTGTCggagaaattggaaaaaaaaaaatgagatcttTGAGCAAAGGgtttgtttatttcttagtCTTTATTACTTTTACTTAAATCTATATTTGGCAGATCTGGAACATATAAACCCTGGAAACAAGACCATATCATTCTTAGGGGATTTTTTAGTCTCTCTGTAGATATCTTTAAATGTGTTTCTAAATTGACTGTGCTAAAATGGGTTGCAATCAAAAGTTCACAATTTCTTCCACTTTCAGTAATGTTTTTCACTTCTAAAGCACCCTTACACTTTTCAAGATTTACCGTTTTTGGTAATGAGTGTTTTAGTTcaaaaaatttgggtttttttccttttagattttaaattagATCTTTTGACTCTTTACATCAGCTAACCACTGATTGATTAGTTGGAatcatttttactttttttttttttttgttagcctCAAGTAGTTGGAATGAGTTGTTGAAAGCTTTGACTTGTCTCCTTAAGCTCTTACTTAATCTATCTGTATCATCTTCTCCTGTCTAGTTCTCATTTATTTAATACACAAACTCAACTACATCTTATTGTCTTCATAATTGCATTCTGACATGGTAGCAACTCTTTTGGAACATGACTTTGATATTATAACTCTAAAACCTTTTTCTTCTGATCTCTGTAACTTTAGTGGATTTGGTTTTAACATTTGATTTAACAACTTGTTGTTTAGGATCACATAACAGATATTGAGATGACTTGGCCTTCTTTATATTAAGATGAACAAAATGAGACCAATCTTGTTTATTTTAAGATGCATGTCTATTATATTTATGCTTTTGTGTATAATGTAACTGGTTGAAGCCGGCCAAGAGAGATTAGTGCTGACTTTTATATgagctgttgttgttgtgtttcaGCCAACTAGcataagataaaattaaaaaaggaaacttttttCATTTCAGTCTCTTATGTTCTATGAAAACATAATGTGGCACAGAGCTCTTTGCATGTGCACCATTCAGAATCTTTTATTGATTGATGATGTTTACATACAGGATAACCTCTACTGAGGCATCCAAATGTTGAAGGGAGAGGAAGAACCTACACAGAAGAGAGGtaagattttgatttgaaatttgtGTGATTTATGTGAAGATCAAAATGTATGTTCTACTTTTGTTATATGTCTCGATTCTTCATTGCGAGTCCAATATTTGAACAAGAGTTTCTGAATGGGCAGGTTGGTCAGATTCGCTGCTAGACTTTCGGTCAGAGTTTGGGAAAAAGATGAAATTTGTGTCAAAGAAACGCTGGAAGTCTCTTGGACCTCTTCATCTGAAAAACAAATCAGTTGCTCGGTTTTGCTTCTTCTCGAAACTGAAGTCAAACAACCATGGTCCAGGCCGTGCACCAGTCTATCTCAATGTTTATGACTTGACTCCTATTAACGGATATATCTATTGGGCAGGCCTTGGTATATTTCACTCTGGTGTAGAAGGTAAGCTTTAGGGgcttgtgttttcttgttgctATAGTCTAATTCGAAAGATTGGCACTTCTGGTGTACGTATAGTTTACTGCTTGCTGCTAACTCTGGACATTTGGTGTTTTGTGCAGTTCATGGAGTAGAGTATGCTTTTGGTGCCCATG from Camelina sativa cultivar DH55 chromosome 3, Cs, whole genome shotgun sequence includes:
- the LOC104777697 gene encoding protein OSB1, mitochondrial-like isoform X2; the protein is MNTFFKLGSLIQRTASQISPLSFPKSRFFSDGESAVYHHARLFKKPLSTKLNFNLFNSVSLMGFVDRPIRVIDTGPDRFGVFTTLRLKHPLYRNRSFRIYLSMWDAMARMCIAHLKPNDHILVSGRLASYSKSSSDESCGLDFGYQVNLTEVNYAAVPPSHVLDSQISEKPISAADGIEESKNDEIYLWQVFFSNPYEWWDNRRSKKNPRQPDFKHKDTGEALWLGSDLPDWVIRRLELLDQRKCFDNEEKTRRGSLSEWL
- the LOC104777697 gene encoding protein OSB1, mitochondrial-like isoform X1, with product MNTFFKLGSLIQRTASQISPLSFPKSRFFSDGESAVYHHARLFKKPLSTKLNFNLFNSVSLMGFVDRPIRVIDTGPDRFGVFTTLRLKHPLYRNRSFRIYLSMWDAMARMCIAHLKPNDHILVSGRLASYSKSSSDESCGLDFGYQVNLTEVNYAAVPPSHVLDSQISEKPISAAEDGIEESKNDEIYLWQVFFSNPYEWWDNRRSKKNPRQPDFKHKDTGEALWLGSDLPDWVIRRLELLDQRKCFDNEEKTRRGSLSEWL